In the Kaistella sp. 97-N-M2 genome, one interval contains:
- a CDS encoding carbonic anhydrase — MKKSYDAIFENNRKWVESQVAVNPEFFNNLSKTQTPEFLYIGCSDSRVSAEEMMGMKPGELFVHRNIANVVNTLDMSSTAVIQYAVEHLQVKHIIVCGHYGCGGIKAAMTPEDLGLLNPWLRTIRDVYRLHQVELDKIEDEQKRYDRLVELNVQEQCINVIKMASVQEEYIVDEYPIVHGWVFDMKSGKIIDLDIDFEKILKDIQKIYNLTNSDWVMSRKKK; from the coding sequence ATGAAAAAATCTTACGATGCCATTTTTGAAAACAACCGCAAATGGGTAGAATCTCAGGTCGCTGTGAATCCCGAATTTTTTAATAATCTATCGAAAACTCAAACTCCTGAATTTCTTTACATCGGATGTTCAGACAGCCGCGTTTCTGCGGAAGAAATGATGGGCATGAAACCGGGCGAACTCTTTGTGCACCGCAATATCGCCAATGTTGTGAACACTTTGGATATGAGCTCGACAGCGGTGATCCAATACGCCGTGGAACATTTGCAGGTTAAACACATTATTGTTTGCGGGCATTACGGTTGTGGTGGTATAAAAGCCGCGATGACGCCGGAAGATTTAGGTTTATTAAATCCCTGGCTGCGTACGATTCGTGATGTTTACCGATTGCATCAGGTAGAACTGGATAAAATTGAAGATGAACAAAAGCGCTACGACCGTTTGGTAGAGCTAAATGTGCAGGAACAGTGCATCAACGTCATCAAAATGGCGTCGGTTCAGGAAGAATATATCGTCGATGAATATCCGATCGTTCACGGGTGGGTTTTCGATATGAAAAGCGGAAAAATCATCGATCTGGACATCGATTTCGAGAAAATTCTGAAAGACATTCAGAAGATTTACAACCTGACGAACTCGGATTGGGTGATGAGCCGGAAGAAAAAATAG
- a CDS encoding T9SS type A sorting domain-containing protein, with protein MKHFLLLSLFLYTISPAQNYGLQENFENEIADQRWSTLDLDVDGKTWNLTPANTLTTSLGFSGYTYVSNSYDQVTDEGLNPDNVLVSPGFLYEYPHIKNVNYILGISFRISAGDPSKFAETYALYMLPANQTFTGNETPLYFETLTSGTASKVVLVDKYNQDIFGTEVKLYFRHYNSENQNALIIDDITNYNFTAGTTDVISKNKLVIYPNPATTEIKINLKNETVQSVEVMDITGKKFEAKEKNNTVNVKTLAPGIYFIKIKTNKNSYINRFIKE; from the coding sequence ATGAAACACTTTTTACTTCTTTCTCTCTTTCTCTACACCATTTCGCCCGCACAAAATTATGGATTGCAGGAAAATTTCGAAAATGAAATTGCAGATCAGCGCTGGTCCACACTCGATCTGGACGTCGATGGAAAAACCTGGAATCTTACACCGGCGAACACGCTGACGACCAGTTTGGGATTTAGCGGCTACACTTACGTTTCAAATTCTTATGATCAGGTTACTGACGAGGGTTTAAACCCGGACAATGTTTTGGTTTCGCCAGGCTTTTTGTATGAATACCCCCATATTAAAAACGTTAATTACATTCTGGGGATATCATTTCGGATTTCTGCCGGCGATCCCTCCAAATTCGCAGAAACGTATGCGCTCTACATGCTTCCGGCAAACCAGACATTTACCGGAAACGAAACCCCGCTCTATTTTGAAACACTAACCTCGGGCACGGCTTCTAAAGTAGTATTGGTTGATAAGTATAATCAGGATATTTTCGGAACGGAGGTCAAATTATATTTCAGACATTACAACAGCGAAAATCAGAACGCCCTCATTATAGACGATATTACCAATTACAATTTCACCGCTGGAACTACGGACGTGATTAGTAAGAATAAATTGGTAATTTACCCAAATCCCGCGACGACCGAAATTAAGATTAATCTTAAAAACGAGACGGTGCAGAGCGTGGAAGTAATGGATATAACCGGTAAAAAATTTGAAGCGAAGGAAAAAAATAACACTGTAAATGTAAAAACTCTCGCTCCCGGCATCTATTTTATTAAAATTAAAACCAACAAAAATTCTTACATCAACCGCTTTATAAAGGAATAA
- the pth gene encoding aminoacyl-tRNA hydrolase, which produces MKYLIVGLGNKGDEYTETRHNVGFKVAEKIAETLEVPFKSSNFGLMAEGKYKGRKVFILKPDTYMNLSGNAVKFWLQKENIPLENLMIVTDDLSLPFGTLRMKMKGSDAGHNGLKSIQEQLQTQNYPRLRFGISAEFSEGKQVDYVLGRWEGEEKEKLPERIEKFSKACLSFVFAGIQNAMTAFNGK; this is translated from the coding sequence ATGAAATACCTGATTGTAGGTCTCGGAAATAAAGGCGACGAATATACTGAAACCCGGCATAATGTCGGGTTTAAAGTTGCAGAAAAAATTGCCGAAACTCTGGAAGTCCCGTTCAAATCGTCTAATTTTGGACTGATGGCGGAAGGAAAATACAAAGGCCGAAAAGTCTTCATCCTGAAACCCGATACGTATATGAATCTTTCCGGAAATGCGGTGAAATTTTGGCTTCAAAAAGAAAATATTCCTCTGGAAAATTTGATGATTGTAACGGACGATCTTTCGTTGCCTTTTGGTACTTTAAGAATGAAAATGAAAGGTTCGGATGCGGGCCACAACGGGTTGAAAAGTATTCAGGAACAATTGCAGACGCAAAATTATCCGCGTTTAAGATTTGGCATTTCCGCGGAATTTTCGGAAGGGAAGCAAGTCGATTACGTACTTGGAAGATGGGAAGGCGAGGAAAAAGAAAAACTCCCCGAACGAATCGAGAAGTTTTCTAAGGCGTGTTTGTCTTTTGTTTTCGCGGGAATCCAGAATGCGATGACAGCGTTTAATGGGAAGTAA
- the mfd gene encoding transcription-repair coupling factor, with translation MQLKHIHETFLPNLLKNEFGATIFKNLEDYQHLSVRGFAGSSPSVFTAELFLTYKKTILFLIEDREEALYVTAEMEDLLGKENVLYYPATHVDPYQIEKTQNANLVLRTEVLNKLNSGKKPKVIVAGFSALAEKVLKKEDFKAISHLIKTGESLDFNFTEELLHQFNFNLTDFVSEPGEFSVRGGIVDVFSYSNEQPYRITFFGNEIESIKTFDIETQLTNGKVNSFQLVSNMNFAVSGTKVSLFELMPKDSFVVSKHAFLGLKKITDFYEKAEVKFETLNKDIRHQMPQELFLSAEVLMNDYQKFRSIDFTLEQLKLDHISTAEIELSQTQQPTFHKNFELLVEDLKEKQHDQFEIWISFSTEKQKERLESIFEDLMRPPSEDSNVENGLDASSKIAFKSFKSELHEGFVDVDHKISVYTDHQIFDRYQRFKAKNAFAKSEQITLKDLMQMKVGDYITHIDHGIGKFMGLVKVNNNGKIQECFKLTYKNGDLLYVSIHSLHKISKFNGPDGKEIVLSKLGSPAWKSLKQKTKAKVKQIAFDLIRLYAERKTAKGFAFTPDTYLQNELEASFIYEDTPDQEKATLDVKNDMENDNVMDRLICGDVGFGKTEIAIRAAFKAATDGKQVAILVPTTILAFQHYRSFKERLKDFPVNISYMNRFRTAKQKSETLAGLESGKIDIVIGTHQLVGTSVKFKDLGLLIIDEEHKFGVSVKDKLKTIKNNIDTLTLTATPIPRTLQFSLMAARDLSVIKTPPPNRQPVETSIVGFNEEIIRDAISYEIQRDGQVYFINNRIENLKDIAGLIQRLVPDARVITGHGQMEGKQLERNVLDFMEGKYDVLVSTTIIESGVDVPNANTIFINDAQRFGMADIHQMRGRVGRSNRKAFCFLITPPFDMMTSDARKRLEAIEQFSDLGSGFQIAMKDLEIRGAGDLLGGEQSGFINEMGFDTYQKIMQEALEELQNDEEFEDLFENEEDRKKLFKSTKEVNIDTDLELMLPDFFVQSIEERLSLYQKLADIQSKEDLQKLESELVDRFGDLPSEAKNLIKSVELKWIAAEIGFDKIVVKNGVFLGYFPSNPQDKFYQSDKFKNIIAYLSKNPREATLKEKSAKEGNQLMMRKENVQNVDEVNSVLERILGK, from the coding sequence ATGCAATTAAAACACATCCACGAAACTTTTCTGCCCAATTTGCTGAAAAACGAATTTGGCGCTACAATTTTCAAAAATCTGGAAGATTACCAACATCTTTCTGTGCGCGGTTTTGCGGGTTCCTCGCCTTCCGTTTTTACCGCCGAACTTTTTTTGACCTACAAAAAGACCATCCTTTTTTTAATTGAAGACCGCGAAGAAGCACTTTACGTTACGGCTGAAATGGAAGATCTGCTGGGCAAAGAAAACGTTCTCTATTATCCGGCGACGCACGTAGATCCTTATCAGATCGAGAAAACCCAAAATGCGAATCTGGTTTTAAGAACCGAAGTTTTAAATAAACTGAATTCAGGAAAAAAACCGAAAGTCATTGTGGCGGGATTTTCTGCGCTGGCGGAAAAAGTTCTGAAGAAAGAAGATTTCAAAGCCATTTCTCACCTCATTAAAACGGGCGAAAGTTTAGATTTCAACTTTACGGAAGAACTTCTGCACCAGTTCAATTTTAATCTGACGGATTTTGTGTCGGAGCCCGGCGAGTTCTCCGTGCGCGGCGGAATTGTGGATGTTTTCTCTTACTCCAATGAACAGCCGTACCGCATTACTTTTTTCGGAAACGAAATTGAAAGCATTAAAACTTTTGATATTGAAACGCAGCTGACGAACGGCAAAGTGAACAGTTTTCAGCTGGTTTCGAATATGAATTTTGCGGTTTCGGGCACGAAAGTTTCGCTGTTTGAGCTAATGCCGAAAGACAGTTTTGTCGTGTCGAAACATGCTTTTTTAGGTCTGAAGAAAATCACGGATTTTTATGAAAAAGCAGAAGTGAAGTTCGAAACTTTAAATAAGGACATCCGGCACCAAATGCCGCAGGAACTGTTTCTGTCTGCGGAAGTTTTAATGAACGATTATCAAAAATTCCGAAGCATTGATTTCACTTTAGAGCAATTAAAATTAGATCATATTTCGACCGCCGAAATCGAACTTTCTCAGACGCAGCAACCCACTTTTCACAAGAATTTCGAATTGCTTGTAGAAGATTTAAAAGAAAAGCAGCACGATCAGTTTGAAATATGGATCTCGTTCTCCACGGAGAAGCAGAAAGAAAGACTTGAAAGTATTTTTGAGGATCTCATGCGACCGCCTTCGGAAGATTCAAACGTGGAAAATGGGTTGGACGCCTCCTCAAAAATCGCCTTTAAATCATTTAAATCGGAACTTCATGAAGGTTTTGTAGATGTTGATCATAAAATTTCTGTTTATACGGATCATCAGATTTTCGACCGTTACCAAAGATTTAAAGCGAAAAATGCTTTTGCGAAATCGGAGCAGATCACGCTGAAAGACCTCATGCAGATGAAAGTGGGCGATTATATTACGCACATCGATCACGGCATCGGAAAATTTATGGGTTTGGTGAAAGTGAACAACAACGGCAAAATTCAGGAATGTTTTAAACTAACGTATAAAAACGGCGATCTGCTTTACGTAAGCATTCACTCGCTGCATAAAATCTCAAAATTTAACGGCCCGGACGGGAAAGAAATCGTGCTGTCGAAACTCGGATCGCCCGCCTGGAAATCTTTAAAACAAAAAACAAAAGCAAAGGTTAAGCAGATCGCGTTTGACCTCATCCGGCTTTATGCGGAACGGAAAACGGCGAAAGGATTTGCCTTCACGCCCGACACTTATCTGCAAAATGAACTGGAAGCCAGCTTTATTTACGAAGATACGCCGGATCAGGAAAAAGCCACGCTGGACGTGAAAAACGACATGGAAAACGATAACGTGATGGATCGTTTGATCTGTGGCGATGTGGGTTTCGGCAAAACAGAGATCGCGATTCGGGCGGCTTTTAAAGCGGCGACAGACGGAAAACAGGTAGCGATTTTGGTGCCTACAACAATTTTGGCCTTTCAGCATTACCGCAGTTTCAAAGAAAGGCTGAAAGATTTCCCGGTGAATATTTCTTACATGAACCGCTTCCGCACCGCGAAACAGAAATCCGAAACCTTGGCCGGTTTGGAAAGCGGAAAGATCGATATTGTGATTGGAACGCATCAGCTGGTGGGAACTTCGGTGAAGTTTAAAGACCTGGGACTTTTGATTATTGACGAGGAACACAAATTTGGAGTTTCGGTGAAAGACAAACTCAAGACCATCAAAAATAATATCGATACGCTTACTTTAACCGCAACGCCGATCCCGAGAACGCTGCAGTTTTCGTTGATGGCGGCACGGGATCTTTCGGTGATTAAAACGCCACCACCAAACCGTCAGCCTGTGGAAACGAGTATTGTAGGTTTCAATGAAGAAATTATCCGCGATGCGATTTCCTATGAAATTCAGCGCGACGGCCAGGTTTATTTCATCAACAACAGAATTGAAAACCTGAAAGATATTGCGGGATTAATTCAGCGTTTGGTTCCGGATGCGAGAGTGATTACGGGCCACGGACAGATGGAAGGAAAACAGCTGGAACGAAATGTTCTGGATTTTATGGAAGGGAAATACGACGTTCTTGTTTCCACAACAATCATCGAAAGTGGCGTGGATGTGCCGAATGCCAACACCATTTTCATCAACGATGCGCAAAGGTTTGGCATGGCCGATATTCATCAGATGCGCGGAAGAGTCGGACGGAGCAACCGCAAGGCTTTTTGTTTTCTCATTACGCCACCGTTTGATATGATGACGTCGGACGCGCGGAAAAGGCTGGAAGCCATCGAACAGTTTTCGGATTTGGGAAGCGGCTTTCAGATTGCGATGAAAGATCTGGAGATTCGGGGCGCGGGCGATCTTTTAGGCGGCGAACAGAGCGGATTTATTAACGAAATGGGTTTTGATACGTACCAAAAAATCATGCAGGAAGCTTTGGAAGAATTGCAGAACGATGAGGAATTTGAAGACCTGTTTGAAAATGAAGAAGACCGCAAGAAGCTGTTTAAATCCACAAAAGAAGTCAATATCGATACGGATCTGGAATTGATGCTGCCGGATTTTTTTGTACAAAGCATCGAAGAACGGCTTTCGCTCTATCAAAAACTCGCCGACATTCAGAGCAAAGAAGACTTGCAGAAACTGGAAAGTGAGTTGGTGGATCGGTTTGGCGATTTACCGTCGGAAGCTAAAAACCTTATTAAATCGGTAGAGTTAAAATGGATTGCCGCGGAAATCGGTTTCGACAAAATTGTGGTGAAGAACGGCGTTTTTCTCGGATATTTCCCGTCTAATCCGCAGGACAAATTCTATCAAAGCGATAAATTTAAAAATATTATAGCCTATTTAAGCAAAAATCCGCGGGAGGCGACGTTAAAAGAAAAAAGTGCGAAAGAAGGCAATCAACTGATGATGCGCAAAGAAAATGTGCAGAATGTGGATGAGGTGAATTCGGTTTTGGAAAGGATTTTGGGGAAATAA
- a CDS encoding GH3 auxin-responsive promoter family protein, whose protein sequence is MLNFIKKNIALIWAKNHVKETKSFKQNAVGDQEKLLLSLIQTAEKTLFGREHQFENIKNIQDFQKHVAIADYEDLKPYIEKVKKGQRNILWTETPEYFAKTSGTTSGSKYIPISTEGMPFHINAARSALFHYIAQKNNAGFVGGKMIFLQGSPELEEVNGIKTGRLSGIVAHHIPKYLQKNRLPSLKTNLIEDWETKVDEIVKETENENMTLISGIPPWLIMYFEKLIERNGKKITHLFPNLQLIITGGVNYEPYREKMEELLGGKVDIIQTFPASEGFFAFQDDYEKEGLLLLTDHGIFYEFVPLEEFGQPGAKRLTLKDVELNKDYALILTTNSGLWAYSIGDVVRFISKNPYRLLVSGRTKHFTSAFGEHVIAFEVEEAMKATVEAFPAQITEFHLAPQVNPAEGLPYHEWFIEFEKEPENLEAFRKNLDEEMRQRNSYYDDLISGKILQPLKISSLVKNAFQEYAKSEGKLGGQNKIPRLANDRKIADFFEQYIRD, encoded by the coding sequence ATGCTGAATTTCATTAAGAAAAATATCGCTTTAATTTGGGCCAAAAATCACGTTAAAGAAACCAAGTCCTTCAAACAAAACGCCGTCGGAGATCAGGAAAAACTCCTGCTTTCATTAATCCAAACGGCAGAAAAAACGTTGTTCGGCCGCGAACATCAGTTCGAAAACATTAAAAATATTCAGGATTTTCAAAAGCACGTGGCGATTGCGGATTACGAAGATCTAAAACCCTACATCGAAAAAGTAAAAAAAGGCCAGCGCAATATTCTCTGGACGGAAACGCCAGAATATTTTGCGAAAACCTCCGGGACTACGTCCGGTTCCAAATACATTCCTATTTCCACAGAAGGAATGCCTTTTCATATTAATGCCGCACGCAGCGCGCTTTTTCACTATATCGCCCAAAAAAATAACGCCGGATTCGTGGGCGGAAAAATGATTTTCCTGCAGGGCAGCCCGGAACTGGAAGAAGTCAACGGCATAAAGACGGGCCGACTTTCGGGCATCGTCGCACATCACATCCCGAAATATTTGCAGAAAAACCGTTTGCCCAGCTTAAAAACGAACCTCATCGAAGACTGGGAAACCAAGGTGGACGAAATCGTAAAGGAAACCGAAAACGAAAACATGACTTTAATTTCCGGCATTCCGCCCTGGCTGATCATGTATTTTGAAAAACTGATCGAGCGAAACGGCAAAAAGATTACGCACTTATTCCCGAATTTGCAGCTCATCATCACGGGCGGCGTGAATTACGAACCGTACCGTGAAAAAATGGAAGAACTTTTGGGCGGAAAGGTCGATATCATTCAAACTTTTCCGGCAAGCGAAGGATTTTTTGCCTTTCAGGATGATTACGAGAAAGAGGGTTTGCTGCTGCTAACGGATCACGGAATTTTCTATGAATTTGTTCCGCTGGAAGAATTCGGACAACCCGGGGCGAAAAGACTGACTTTAAAAGACGTGGAATTGAATAAAGATTACGCTTTAATTTTAACCACCAATTCCGGACTTTGGGCGTATTCCATCGGCGATGTGGTGAGATTTATTTCGAAAAATCCGTACCGGCTTTTGGTTTCGGGGCGGACAAAACACTTCACTTCCGCTTTTGGCGAACACGTTATCGCGTTTGAAGTGGAAGAAGCCATGAAAGCCACAGTTGAAGCATTTCCGGCGCAGATCACCGAGTTTCATCTCGCCCCACAGGTTAATCCTGCGGAAGGTTTGCCTTACCACGAATGGTTTATCGAGTTTGAAAAAGAGCCGGAAAATTTGGAAGCCTTCCGGAAAAATTTAGACGAAGAAATGCGGCAAAGAAATTCCTATTATGATGATCTCATCTCCGGAAAAATTCTACAGCCTTTAAAAATTTCTTCGTTGGTGAAAAACGCGTTTCAGGAATACGCGAAATCCGAAGGAAAATTAGGCGGACAAAATAAAATCCCGCGTTTGGCCAATGACCGAAAGATCGCGGATTTTTTTGAGCAATATATAAGAGATTAA
- a CDS encoding multidrug efflux SMR transporter, which produces MNWILLIIGGLFETGFATCLGKAQETTGRESYLWWAGFVVSLFLSMFLLYKAISVGAQPIPIGTAYAVWTGIGAVGAALMGVFVFNEPATFWRMFFVFTLIASVVGLKVVSN; this is translated from the coding sequence ATGAACTGGATTTTACTCATTATTGGCGGCCTCTTCGAAACGGGATTTGCCACGTGCCTTGGAAAAGCGCAGGAAACGACCGGCAGAGAAAGTTATTTGTGGTGGGCCGGTTTTGTGGTGTCGTTATTTCTGAGCATGTTTTTGCTGTACAAAGCCATTTCTGTGGGCGCGCAACCAATTCCGATCGGCACTGCATATGCGGTCTGGACGGGGATTGGCGCAGTCGGCGCCGCGCTGATGGGCGTTTTCGTGTTTAACGAACCGGCGACGTTTTGGCGCATGTTCTTTGTTTTTACGTTGATCGCGTCGGTAGTTGGGTTGAAAGTGGTTTCGAATTAA
- a CDS encoding MFS transporter → MISLQPIQTLRIPEFRNLMTGRFFLVLSFRMLATLMGWWIYQLTKDPFAIGLIGLSEVIPAVSTALYAGHVIDNSEKKKLLLICNYAYVFLISLLVIPAFFGHKLLHFSNLQISYFIYAVIFFTGFCRAFIGPIIPSMIPKIVSRETLPNAITLNQATFLIASVCGHALGGFLIHWIGISGTILVVVGLMIFSSVFFWFLNQHHSENTGSEVGVVQSMREGIAYIYKTKEILGALCLDMFAVLFGGAVAMIPVFATDILKVGAEGFGLLNAASDIGSMCVIAFLAFVPLRKNQGKILLVAVAGFGLCIIGFGLSTWYWLSFVLLAFSGMLDGISVVIRGTIVQLKTPDYIRGRVLSVNSIFIMSSNEMGQFESGLAAKLLGVVRSVIFGGTMTVLIALLVAAKVPKLRKMNY, encoded by the coding sequence ATGATTTCACTGCAACCCATTCAGACCCTCAGAATTCCTGAGTTTCGAAATTTAATGACCGGAAGATTCTTTCTGGTTTTGTCTTTCCGGATGTTGGCAACGTTGATGGGTTGGTGGATTTATCAGCTGACGAAAGATCCTTTCGCCATTGGCCTCATTGGGCTTTCCGAAGTGATTCCCGCAGTTTCCACGGCACTGTATGCCGGCCACGTGATCGATAATTCCGAAAAGAAAAAACTTCTTTTGATCTGCAATTACGCGTACGTTTTCCTCATCAGTTTGCTCGTAATTCCTGCCTTTTTCGGCCATAAATTATTGCATTTCAGCAACCTTCAGATTTCTTATTTTATCTACGCTGTAATCTTTTTCACCGGATTTTGCCGCGCCTTTATCGGACCCATCATTCCGTCCATGATTCCAAAAATCGTTTCCCGCGAAACCCTGCCCAACGCCATCACTTTAAACCAGGCCACTTTTTTGATCGCTTCCGTGTGCGGCCACGCTTTAGGCGGCTTTCTTATTCACTGGATCGGTATTTCCGGAACTATTTTAGTCGTTGTCGGTCTTATGATTTTCTCTTCGGTTTTCTTCTGGTTCCTCAACCAACATCATTCGGAAAACACGGGCAGCGAAGTTGGCGTCGTACAAAGCATGCGCGAGGGAATCGCTTACATTTATAAAACCAAAGAAATTTTGGGCGCGCTGTGCCTCGATATGTTTGCTGTACTTTTCGGCGGCGCTGTCGCCATGATTCCCGTCTTCGCAACCGACATTTTAAAAGTGGGTGCGGAAGGTTTTGGTCTGCTCAACGCCGCTTCCGACATCGGTTCTATGTGCGTTATTGCCTTTCTGGCTTTCGTTCCGCTGCGAAAAAATCAGGGAAAAATACTGCTCGTCGCCGTTGCCGGCTTCGGACTGTGTATTATCGGTTTCGGACTTTCCACATGGTATTGGCTTTCCTTTGTGCTGCTCGCTTTCAGCGGCATGCTGGACGGGATTTCCGTTGTGATCCGCGGCACCATCGTTCAGCTAAAAACACCGGATTATATTCGCGGCCGCGTTTTAAGCGTCAATTCCATCTTCATCATGTCCAGCAACGAAATGGGCCAGTTCGAAAGCGGTCTCGCGGCAAAACTTCTCGGCGTGGTGCGCTCCGTCATTTTCGGCGGAACAATGACGGTCCTCATCGCGCTTTTGGTCGCCGCCAAAGTACCGAAACTCCGAAAAATGAACTATTGA
- the dnaB gene encoding replicative DNA helicase has translation MTQKETLSSLIHGNFAKELSISDGKMPPNAVDFEKLVIGTFLIDKKGLDYSIDLLTPEVFYDPRHQEIFRAILKLFEGNHPVDLMTVIQELKKTEKLGFAGSDHYIIDLTMGVSSSAHIEYHVRVILEKFILRSLINVSANVIDSSYKESTDVFELLDKAEQSFFEITNGTIKKGFDTANTLVKQAIETIKSLKDKEGISGIPSGFKDIDKETGGWQNSDLIIIAARPAMGKTAFLLSMARNIAVEHKIPLALFSLEMASVQLITRMIASETGISSEKLRKGQMSDEEWQRLFSNVSALENAPLFIDETPSLSVFDFRAKCRRLVMQHGVKIIMVDYLQLMTANSGKGGAGNREQEIAMISRSLKAIAKELNVPVIALSQLSRSVETRPGKRPMLSDLRESGAIEQDADIVSFIFRPEYYKIATWDNDEDGAESSTENQAELIIAKHRNGATADVRMSFYKNIAKFADLDLFGNQYGTGYQPSNFAQLDAPSGFEKIKTTIDPGAAFDLPSKQNLSGSSMNDLDDDDEFDF, from the coding sequence ATGACTCAAAAGGAAACTTTATCATCTCTCATTCACGGCAATTTTGCGAAAGAACTCTCTATTTCCGACGGCAAAATGCCGCCCAATGCTGTTGATTTCGAGAAACTCGTCATCGGAACTTTTCTCATTGATAAAAAAGGCCTCGATTATTCCATCGATTTATTAACGCCCGAAGTTTTCTACGATCCACGGCATCAGGAAATATTTCGGGCCATCTTAAAACTTTTTGAAGGAAACCATCCCGTCGATTTAATGACGGTAATTCAGGAACTCAAAAAAACCGAAAAACTCGGTTTTGCGGGCAGCGATCATTATATCATCGATCTTACCATGGGCGTTTCTTCCAGTGCGCATATCGAATATCATGTTCGGGTGATACTGGAGAAATTTATCCTGCGAAGTTTGATCAATGTTTCCGCCAACGTGATCGACAGTTCTTACAAAGAATCCACCGATGTTTTCGAACTCCTCGACAAAGCCGAACAATCCTTTTTCGAAATCACGAACGGAACCATTAAAAAAGGTTTCGACACCGCAAATACGTTGGTAAAACAGGCCATCGAAACCATCAAATCTCTAAAAGACAAAGAAGGGATTTCCGGAATTCCGTCCGGTTTCAAAGACATCGACAAAGAAACCGGTGGCTGGCAAAATTCAGATTTAATCATCATCGCGGCGCGTCCGGCGATGGGAAAAACAGCTTTCCTTCTTTCCATGGCCCGAAATATTGCCGTTGAACATAAAATACCTTTGGCCTTATTCTCTCTGGAGATGGCTTCAGTTCAGTTAATTACACGGATGATCGCCTCCGAAACCGGAATTTCTTCGGAGAAATTACGAAAAGGACAAATGAGCGATGAAGAATGGCAGCGGCTTTTCTCCAACGTTTCGGCTTTGGAAAATGCACCCTTGTTTATCGACGAAACGCCGTCGCTTTCCGTTTTCGATTTCCGTGCAAAATGCCGACGCCTCGTCATGCAGCACGGCGTAAAGATCATCATGGTGGATTATCTTCAGCTGATGACGGCCAATTCCGGCAAAGGCGGCGCAGGAAACCGGGAGCAGGAAATCGCCATGATCTCCCGATCCTTAAAAGCCATTGCCAAAGAATTGAACGTTCCTGTAATCGCGCTTTCTCAGCTTTCCCGAAGTGTGGAAACGCGTCCCGGCAAACGCCCGATGCTTTCGGATTTGCGGGAATCCGGTGCGATTGAGCAGGATGCGGATATCGTTTCTTTTATTTTCCGTCCGGAATATTATAAAATTGCCACGTGGGACAACGATGAAGACGGCGCAGAATCTTCCACCGAAAATCAGGCAGAACTCATCATCGCAAAACACCGTAACGGTGCGACCGCCGATGTGCGGATGTCTTTCTACAAAAATATTGCAAAATTTGCGGATCTCGATCTTTTCGGAAACCAATACGGAACGGGTTATCAGCCTTCCAATTTTGCACAGTTGGACGCGCCAAGCGGTTTCGAGAAAATTAAAACCACCATCGATCCGGGAGCAGCTTTCGATCTGCCAAGCAAACAAAATCTTTCCGGCTCCTCGATGAATGATCTGGATGATGACGACGAGTTTGATTTTTAG
- the rnhA gene encoding ribonuclease HI, which produces MSLRIEIYTDGACSGNPGRGGYGIVMKVPEKNYEKRYAQGYRLTTNNRMELLAVITALEKLKSTENDIHIYTDSKYVSDAINQKWIFGWIKKGFKNVKNPDLWKRMIPLLKTHQTTFHWVKGHAGHPENEICDELAVKAAQKEPLLIDEFFEKQKDGGLFDK; this is translated from the coding sequence ATGAGTTTAAGAATTGAAATCTATACCGACGGTGCCTGCAGCGGAAATCCCGGCAGAGGCGGTTATGGAATCGTGATGAAAGTTCCCGAGAAAAATTACGAAAAAAGATATGCTCAGGGTTACCGGTTAACCACCAATAACCGCATGGAATTACTGGCGGTGATCACTGCTTTGGAAAAACTTAAATCCACAGAAAACGACATCCATATTTATACGGACAGCAAATATGTTTCGGACGCCATTAATCAGAAATGGATTTTCGGCTGGATAAAAAAAGGTTTTAAAAACGTAAAAAATCCCGACCTGTGGAAGCGAATGATTCCTCTTCTGAAAACGCACCAAACTACTTTTCACTGGGTTAAAGGCCATGCCGGACATCCGGAAAATGAGATCTGCGACGAACTGGCCGTAAAAGCCGCGCAGAAAGAACCGCTTTTAATCGATGAATTTTTCGAGAAGCAAAAGGACGGCGGACTTTTCGATAAATAA